From a single Brassica napus cultivar Da-Ae chromosome C9, Da-Ae, whole genome shotgun sequence genomic region:
- the LOC106363961 gene encoding disease resistance protein ADR2-like — translation MSLMATSSSSLPHVVFPSFHGPDVRSGILSHLRNVFARKGITMFNDNDIERGHTIGSKLVEAITKAEVSIVLLSKNYASSIWCLGELLEILKCKEASELIVIPIFYDVDPSDVRIQTGDFGIAFKKTCEGVTEKQKQRWIQALTRVANIAGEHSRIWTDEAAMLEKISSHVLKQLKVKKLWEEFRIRDVDQNHYITVQELHYAMTQLWSFNNLIIFYFFPSLGIL, via the exons ATGTCTCTCatggcgacttcttcttcttccttgccTCATGTTGTCTTCCCGAGCTTCCACGGGCCAGATGTTCGTAGTGGAATCCTCAGTCATTTACGCAATGTCTTTGCAAGGAAAGGAATCACGATGTTCAATGATAATGACATCGAAAGAGGCCATACGATTGGATCTAAACTCGTGGAAGCCATTACAAAAGCGGAAGTGTCAATTGTTTTGCTCTCGAAGAATTACGCTTCTTCAATATGGTGTTTAGGTGAATTGCTTGAAATCTTGAAGTGCAAAGAAGCTTCGGAGCTGATCGTGATACCGATTTTCTATGACGTTGATCCGTCGGATGTACGGATTCAGACGGGAGACTTTGGCATCGCATTCAAGAAAACATGTGAAGGTGTAACAGAGAAACAGAAGCAGAGATGGATCCAAGCTTTGACACGTGTAGCAAACATAGCTGGAGAACACTCGCGTATCTG gACTGATGAAGCTGCGATGCTCGAAAAAATTTCCAGTCATGTGTTGAAACAACTGAAAGTGAAAAAGCTATGGGAAGAATTTAGGATTCGTGATGTAGACCAAAATCATTACATAACTGTACAAGAGCTTCACTATGCGATGACTCAGTTGTGGagtttcaataatttaataattttctatttttttccttCGTTAGGGATATTATAG
- the LOC106365778 gene encoding serine/threonine/tyrosine-protein kinase HT1 — MPGSCFNPFRRSLRSKFPPEPSFPALSANPSSSKTNRYAESETMEKKRFDSMESWSMILESENVETWEASKGEREEWTADLSQLFIGNKFASGAHSRIYRGIYKQRAVAVKMVRIPTHKEETKAKLEQQFKSEVALLSRLFHPNIVQFIAACKKPPVYCIITEYMSQGNLRMYLNKKEPYSLSIETVLRLALDISRGMEYLHSQGVIHRDLKSNNLLLNDEMRVKVADFGTSCLETQCREAKGNMGTYRWMAPEMIKEKPYTRKVDVYSFGIVLWELTTALLPFQGMTPVQAAFAVAEKNERPPLPASCQPALAHLIKRCWSENPSKRPDFSNIVAVLEKYDECVKEGLPLTSHASLTKTKNAILDRLKGCVSAISSKSSSSVPVNA; from the exons ATGCCTGGTTCATGTTTCAACCCGTTTCGACGGTCTCTAAGATCCAAGTTCCCTCCAGAGCCTTCCTTCCCGGCCTTATCCGCTAACCCGTCTTCCTCAAAAACCAATCGGTATGCAGAAAGTGAGacgatggagaagaagagattcGACAGTATGGAGTCTTGGTCGATGATTCTTGAGTCCGAGAACGTGGAGACATGGGAAGCTTCTAAAGGTGAAAGAGAGGAATGGACCGCTGATCTTTCTCAGCTTTTTATCGGAAACAAGTTTGCTTCCGGAGCGCACAGCAGAATCTATAGAGGGATCTACAAACAAAGAGCCGTTGCTGTGAAGATGGTGAGGATCCCTACACACAAGGAAGAGACAAAGGCTAAGCTCGAACAGCAGTTTAAGTCCGAGGTTGCTCTGCTTTCTCGTCTCTTTCACCCTAACATCGTCCAG ttTATCGCGGCGTGCAAGAAACCTCCCGTATACTGCATAATAACTGAGTATATGTCCCAAGGAAATCTCCGAATGTATCTAAACAAGAAAGAGCCTTACTCGCTATCTATCGAAACTGTACTAAGGCTGGCTCTAGACATCTCAAGGGGAATGGAGTATCTTCACTCACAGGGTGTTATCCACAGAGACCTAAAGTCCAACAATTTGCTTTTGAACGATGAAATGAGGGTTAAAGTTGCAGATTTTGGGACTTCTTGTCTTGAGACGCAATGCAGAGAGGCCAAGGGTAATATGGGAACTTATCGATGGATGGCTCCGGAGATGATCAAGGAGAAGCCTTACACTAGAAAAGTTGATGTTTATAGCTTTGGGATCGTTCTATGGGAACTCACCACTGCCTTGCTTCCGTTCCAAGGCATGACTCCAGTGCAAGCCGCATTCGCAGTCGCTGAAAAG AACGAAAGACCGCCTTTGCCGGCAAGCTGTCAACCAGCATTAGCTCACCTGATCAAGAGGTGTTGGTCGGAAAACCCTTCCAAGCGGCCGGACTTCTCAAACATTGTGGCGGTGCTAGAGAAGTATGACGAGTGTGTCAAAGAAGGCTTGCCTTTGACGTCACACGCAAGCCTCACGAAGACCAAAAACGCCATTCTTGATCGTCTTAAAGGCTGCGTCTCAGCCATCAGCTCAAAATCGTCTTCCTCTGTTCCTGTAAATGCTTAG